Proteins encoded within one genomic window of Oryza glaberrima chromosome 12, OglaRS2, whole genome shotgun sequence:
- the LOC127756869 gene encoding uncharacterized protein LOC127756869 — MNSQCPHHPNSNHAAKDCFVYKQFAEQYTKTTWKNSDEEQSTSKKKDDGDPPAGFQDHRKELNHIFGGPLAYESKRKQKLTEREINAVQPDTPQYLRWSETAIKFDRSDHPDQVVHPGRYPLVLDPVVRNVKLRRTLIDGGSALNILFTKTLDDMQIPRSKLRPSNEPFHGVIPGLSATPLGQITLPVTFGTRENFHTENICFEVADFETAYHAILGRPTLAKFMPVPHYTYMIMKMPGPRGVLSLRSDIKQAVTCDKESCEMAQTREIASAREDIRLAATTAGEGEVPATKVSKRGESEAKTKKIPLDPSDPTKTAVIGAELDCK; from the coding sequence atgaactcccaatgccCGCATCATCCTAACTCCAAccacgcggccaaagattgtTTCGTCTACAAGCAGTTCGCGGAACAATACACCAAGACTACATGGAAGAACTCCGACGAAGAACAAAGCACGTCGAAGAAGAAGGACGATGGCGACCCCCCGGCAGGTTTCCAAGACCACCGCAAGGAGCTTAACCACATCTTCGGCGGCCCcttggcttatgaatctaaaagaaagcaaaagtTGACTGAACGGGAGATTAACGCTGTTCAGCCCGACACACCCCAATATCTTCGATGGTCAGAGACAgcaatcaagtttgaccgctcggatcatcccgaccaagtggtccacccggggcggtaccccctggtactagacccagtggtccGTAATGTCAAGCTTCGCAGAACcctcatcgacggtggcagtgCACTAAATATCCTCTTCACCAAAACCTTGGATGACATGCAGATTCCTCGCTCCAAGTTAAGACCAAGCAATGAGCCTTTTCACGGAGTCATCCCAGGGTTATCTGCAactccactcggccagatcacccTTCCGGTCACCTTTGGCACTCGGGAAAACTTCCACACGGAGAATATCTGCTTCGAAGTCGccgatttcgagacagcgtaccatgccatactcggacgcccgacgttagccaagttcatgcCCGTCCCGCACTACACTTACATGATAATGAAGATGCCCGGTCCCCGAGGAGTCCTATccctacggagcgacatcaagcaagccgtcacatgcgacaaggaaagctgcgagatggcccaaactcGCGAGATTGCATCAGCCCGAGAAGAtatccgactggctgcgaccacggcaggcgaaggagaagtgcccgCGACCAAGGTCTCGAAGAGAGGAGAAAGCGAAGCTAAGACTAAAAAGATTCCCCTAGATCCTTCTGATCCCACTaaaactgctgtaataggcgccgagttagattgtaaatag